The proteins below are encoded in one region of Streptomyces marianii:
- a CDS encoding peptidoglycan recognition protein family protein → MAWYPGATKYELQPESDGQPAIRPTQFILHSIAAPWTARRLYEYWKSTNLESHFGLGYEGDLGQYIGTETRADANAGANRRPDGTGAVSIETASNTKSSDPWTDAQVEQLVRLGVWLHQRHDIPLRVCRSHDDPGYGYHRLHSAWAVSGTACPGDARVRQFENVVFPGIVARATGQSPPQEAPDMPSMLNESNSVDVALRSGVWTGLAFTDAVLHSGPRRHSTLVHLLFADDTHKEARIEGRFYLTDTAGRNPSAYLTVTGKGPGGHQFQCAADVPKGRHLRFEVRATTPDGASVRLLHRVVSGPYWAL, encoded by the coding sequence ATGGCCTGGTACCCAGGCGCCACCAAGTACGAGCTACAGCCCGAGTCGGACGGTCAGCCGGCCATCCGGCCCACCCAGTTCATCCTGCACAGCATCGCCGCGCCGTGGACCGCCCGACGGCTCTACGAGTACTGGAAGTCCACCAACCTCGAGTCCCATTTCGGTCTCGGCTACGAGGGTGACCTGGGCCAGTACATCGGCACCGAGACCCGCGCCGACGCCAATGCCGGCGCGAACCGGCGCCCGGACGGAACCGGGGCCGTCAGCATCGAGACCGCGTCGAACACCAAGTCGTCGGACCCGTGGACCGATGCTCAGGTCGAGCAGCTGGTCCGGCTCGGGGTGTGGCTGCATCAGCGGCACGACATCCCGCTCCGTGTCTGCCGCAGCCACGACGACCCCGGCTACGGCTACCACCGTCTGCACTCCGCCTGGGCGGTGTCCGGCACCGCCTGCCCGGGGGACGCCCGGGTGCGCCAGTTCGAGAACGTCGTCTTCCCCGGAATCGTCGCCCGCGCGACCGGACAGAGCCCGCCCCAGGAGGCCCCCGACATGCCGTCCATGCTGAACGAGTCCAACTCCGTGGACGTCGCGCTCCGTTCCGGTGTCTGGACGGGCCTGGCCTTCACGGACGCCGTCCTGCACTCGGGGCCCCGGCGCCACTCGACCCTGGTCCATCTGCTGTTCGCCGACGACACCCACAAGGAGGCGCGCATAGAGGGCCGGTTCTACCTGACCGACACCGCGGGCCGAAACCCGTCCGCGTACCTCACCGTCACCGGAAAGGGACCCGGCGGCCACCAGTTCCAGTGCGCCGCGGACGTGCCCAAGGGCCGCCATCTGCGGTTCGAGGTCCGGGCGACCACACCGGACGGGGCGTCGGTGCGACTGCTCCACCGCGTCGTCTCGGGGCCGTACTGGGCCCTGTGA
- a CDS encoding ROK family protein produces MHNDLVAALDIGGTKIAGALVDGSGRILLRAQRPTPAREDGETVMCAVASVLGELCASPIWLHVNAVGIGSAGPVNASAGTVSPVNVPGWRGFPLVDRVRAATGGLPVELVGDGVAMTAAEHWQGAARGYDNALCMVVSTGVGGGLVLGGRLYPGPTGNAGHIGHISVDLDGDLCPCGARGCVERIASGPNIARRALEGGWRPGPDGDSSAAAVAASAAAGDPVAIASFERAAQALAAGIAATATLVEIGIAVVGGGVAGAGEVLFTPLRSALRDYATLSFVKDLVVAPALTGTDAGLLGAAAAVWPGPRGQAEATAAG; encoded by the coding sequence ATGCATAACGACCTCGTCGCCGCGCTCGACATCGGCGGTACCAAGATCGCCGGCGCGCTGGTGGACGGCAGCGGCCGGATCCTCCTACGGGCGCAGCGTCCGACGCCGGCGCGCGAGGACGGCGAGACGGTGATGTGTGCGGTCGCGTCGGTACTGGGCGAGCTCTGCGCCTCGCCGATCTGGCTGCACGTCAACGCGGTGGGCATCGGCAGCGCGGGTCCGGTGAACGCGTCAGCGGGCACGGTCAGCCCGGTCAACGTCCCCGGCTGGCGAGGGTTTCCGCTGGTGGACCGGGTGCGTGCGGCCACCGGCGGGCTGCCGGTGGAACTGGTCGGCGACGGTGTCGCCATGACCGCGGCCGAGCACTGGCAGGGCGCGGCCCGCGGATACGACAACGCCCTGTGCATGGTGGTCTCCACCGGCGTCGGCGGCGGCCTCGTGCTCGGCGGCAGGCTGTACCCGGGGCCGACCGGGAACGCCGGTCACATCGGCCACATCAGCGTGGACCTCGACGGCGACCTCTGCCCGTGCGGGGCGCGCGGCTGTGTGGAACGGATCGCGAGCGGCCCGAACATCGCCCGCCGGGCCCTCGAGGGCGGCTGGCGTCCCGGCCCGGACGGGGACTCCTCGGCGGCCGCCGTCGCCGCGTCCGCCGCCGCGGGCGATCCGGTCGCGATCGCCTCCTTCGAGCGGGCCGCTCAGGCCCTGGCCGCCGGAATCGCCGCCACCGCCACACTCGTCGAGATCGGTATCGCCGTGGTGGGCGGGGGAGTGGCGGGCGCGGGAGAGGTTCTCTTCACCCCCCTTCGCAGCGCGCTGCGCGACTACGCCACCCTCTCCTTCGTCAAGGACCTCGTCGTGGCGCCGGCCCTGACGGGCACCGACGCCGGTCTCCTCGGTGCTGCCGCCGCGGTCTGGCCCGGCCCGCGCGGCCAGGCGGAGGCGACGGCGGCGGGCTGA
- a CDS encoding DUF4394 domain-containing protein yields MRAAAIALALAASIATAAPAAAVGMEDGGNENGGGSKSLAVTGLTSDQRLVQFRANRPQDVKEIGAVTGLQEDTTLVGIDYRAQDGQLYGVGNAGGVYTIDEQTAAATLLHRLEAPLEGTHFGVDFSASANRLRIVSNTGQNLRHHVEDGNTEVDTDLTLLGVAGAAYTNNDMAPATDTTLFVIDANGDQIGVVSPANTGVLESTGDLGVDAGLPAGFDIYSSAEATNQGFASLHTNGGTTGFYRVDLLTGEATRVGQAFPVQVVDIAVPLTQDQGDGN; encoded by the coding sequence ATGCGTGCAGCAGCAATCGCTCTTGCCCTCGCGGCCTCGATCGCCACAGCCGCGCCGGCGGCCGCCGTCGGCATGGAAGACGGAGGCAACGAGAACGGCGGCGGCAGCAAGAGTCTGGCCGTTACGGGTCTGACCAGCGACCAGAGGCTCGTGCAGTTCCGTGCCAACCGTCCGCAGGACGTCAAGGAGATCGGCGCGGTCACCGGACTGCAGGAGGACACGACGCTGGTCGGCATCGACTACCGGGCGCAGGACGGCCAGCTGTACGGCGTCGGCAACGCCGGCGGCGTGTACACCATCGATGAGCAGACCGCAGCGGCCACCCTGCTCCACCGGCTGGAGGCCCCGCTGGAGGGCACCCACTTCGGCGTGGACTTCAGCGCCTCCGCCAACCGGCTGCGGATCGTCAGCAACACCGGCCAGAACCTCCGCCACCACGTCGAGGACGGCAACACCGAGGTGGACACCGACCTCACGCTCCTCGGGGTGGCCGGCGCGGCCTACACGAACAACGACATGGCCCCGGCCACCGACACCACGCTGTTCGTCATCGACGCGAACGGCGACCAGATCGGCGTCGTGTCCCCGGCGAACACCGGCGTCCTCGAGTCCACCGGTGATCTGGGGGTGGACGCCGGCCTTCCGGCCGGATTCGACATCTACTCCTCGGCCGAGGCCACGAACCAGGGCTTCGCCTCGCTCCATACCAACGGCGGCACCACCGGCTTCTACCGGGTCGATCTGCTGACCGGTGAGGCCACGAGGGTCGGCCAGGCGTTCCCGGTCCAGGTGGTCGACATCGCGGTGCCCCTGACCCAGGACCAGGGCGACGGCAACTGA
- a CDS encoding NUDIX hydrolase, translating into MIVWINGAFSAGKTTTARELIDLIPNSTLYDPEVIGVAMRALLPQKRLAEVTDHQDLPIWRRLVVDTAAALLAEVGGVLVVPMTLLRQEYRDEIFGGLAARRIPVRHVLLRPDETILRSRIAAREEPCAPGERPGEDDAYDHIERYRAAVGWLSADAHAVDNSCLTPRETAATVAEAVRSGAAGVSDIVQTAEPTAETLAAGVLLFDEQDRVLLVDPTYKPGWEFPGGVVEAGEAPARAGIREVAEEIGIELGAVPRLLVVDWEPPRPPGYGGLRLLFDGGRLTGDDAAERVSLPGAELRDWRFASEEEAAGMLPPVRYERLRWALRARERGTVLNLEAGVPV; encoded by the coding sequence GTGATCGTCTGGATCAACGGTGCGTTCAGCGCGGGCAAGACGACCACTGCTCGCGAGCTGATCGATCTGATCCCGAACAGCACGTTGTACGACCCCGAGGTGATCGGCGTGGCGATGCGGGCCCTGCTGCCGCAGAAACGACTCGCCGAAGTGACGGACCACCAGGACCTGCCCATCTGGCGCCGGCTGGTCGTGGACACCGCGGCCGCGCTGCTCGCCGAGGTCGGCGGGGTGCTGGTGGTTCCGATGACCCTGCTGCGGCAGGAGTACCGCGACGAGATCTTCGGCGGTCTCGCCGCGCGCCGGATCCCGGTCCGGCATGTGCTGCTCCGCCCGGACGAAACGATCCTGCGCTCGCGGATCGCCGCCCGCGAGGAGCCGTGCGCTCCCGGGGAACGCCCGGGGGAGGACGACGCGTACGACCACATCGAGCGCTACCGCGCCGCCGTCGGCTGGCTGAGCGCCGACGCCCACGCCGTCGACAACTCGTGCCTCACGCCGAGGGAGACCGCGGCGACGGTCGCCGAGGCCGTACGCTCCGGCGCGGCCGGGGTCAGCGACATCGTGCAGACGGCGGAACCCACGGCCGAGACCCTCGCCGCCGGAGTCCTGCTCTTCGACGAACAGGACCGGGTGCTCCTCGTCGACCCCACCTACAAACCCGGCTGGGAGTTCCCCGGCGGGGTCGTCGAGGCGGGCGAGGCCCCGGCACGCGCGGGGATCCGGGAGGTCGCCGAGGAGATAGGGATCGAGCTCGGCGCCGTGCCGCGGCTGCTCGTCGTCGACTGGGAGCCGCCCCGGCCACCCGGGTACGGAGGGCTCCGGCTGCTCTTCGACGGAGGGCGGCTCACCGGCGACGACGCGGCCGAGCGGGTCAGCCTGCCCGGGGCCGAACTGAGGGACTGGCGCTTCGCGTCGGAGGAGGAGGCCGCGGGGATGCTGCCCCCGGTCCGCTACGAGCGGCTGCGCTGGGCTCTGCGGGCCCGGGAACGCGGCACGGTGCTGAACCTGGAGGCAGGCGTGCCCGTCTGA